In the genome of Bacteroidota bacterium, the window TTGATTGGTATCCGCGTTGCGCGACGATCATCCTGGTGAATTCCTCTGCGAGATCAACATTTGACTGCTCGAGTGCGCCGCCGTTGATAGTGGAGTTGGACCCTTCACCCGCAATGAGGAGAATCGGTTCACCGGAATTTCCGGACGCGCTGTACATGCCCTCGGCTATCTTGCTTAACCCACCCGGGTTGTTGAACTCAGCCAGCATGATCTGTCCAAGAGTGATGATGGTTCCGTTCGAGAACTTCCCTTGAATCTTGCCTGTCTTATCAACGGCAATATTCTCCAGCGTCCCGGATATGTACCCGTCCTGATCGCGCATATTGACAAGGGAATTCTGCGCTGTTTGTGTAATGCCGGAAAACTCTCCCACCCTGCCGGGCGTAAGATCGATTCGTTGGCCCATGCCGGCGCCGTTGTTCGGGTCAACCGTCAACGCTGTTGCACCACCGGCATACTGGAAGTCAAGCAATGCTCCATTGCTGTCAAACGTGATAATGCCCGAGCCGCCACTCGCAATCGTCATGGGATCGGGCGGCGTTCCGCCCGTTGGAATCGAAGCTTCCCAAGTCCATTCGTTCGCGTTGGCTGTTTTGGTGAATTTGATCTCGATGGTGTGTGCATTGCCAAGAGAATCATATATCTGGATCGTTGAATTCACCTCGGTATCTTGCACAGCGCGGCTGTCGAGGTTTCCGGCCAGCTTCGCAAACGTTGTAGCCTTGGGCGGCGCTTTCATATCGAGCGCAAGTTTCAGATTCTGAATGGATGCATTCGGTGGAATGGTTCCGTCGGGGTTCGCCAGTTTTCCCTGAAGAATTGCTCCGTTGCCTGGCAATACCATATTGCCGACGGCATCAAACGAGAAGTTGCCAACCCGCGTGTAGAACTTCTGTCCATCTTGCTTTACAACAAAGAATCCCCCGCCGGCAATAGCAAGATCGGTTGCGGAGCCTGACGCTTCAAAATTTCCCTGCGTAAACATCGTATCCACCGAACCAACCGAGGCGCCGAGGCCAATCTGCTGCGGGTTGATACCGCCGCTTTCACCCGCTGGGCGAAAAGCGCTAAGCCGCGTTTGCGAGAACATCTCGGCAAACGTCGTGCGTGCCGATTTGTACCCGATGGTGTTAACATTGGAAATGTTGTTTCCGATGACGTTGAGCATTACCTGATGATTGCGTAAGCCCGACACGCCCGAAAAAAGAGATGTGTAGAGTGACATATTATACCCCCTTATGATGATATGGTGTTCTGGCCAAGCCTCTGTCGTTCGGCTCAACCGGGGGCCTCCTCGTACCGAGGACCAGCCCGTGTTAGTTACTGTACTATCCAGCTATTACTGCACTGTCAATGTTGGTGAAAACATTTGCCTTCATGTTTTCGCCGTGCATTGCCGTTACAACCGTTCTGTTTTTCACGCTGACGATGAACGCCATGTCGCGCAACAACACCAAAGAATCGTGCGAACCCTTCTTCTCCGCCAGTTCGATGGCATTATGAAGATGAGACATGTCGTGTTGATCCAATTGGATATTGCGCTCGTTCAGACGTTCCTGTGCATGCTTCGAGAACTTGACTTCGTTCAGTTCCTTCTGAAAGATCGCTTCAAACGATCGCTCTACCGGAAGGTGAACCGAAGCCTTTTGTTTCAGTCCATCGACCCCACCTACCGGCAGGAACGGAACAGTGATACCGTTTACTGTTTCTGCCATGACTTATCCCTCCAGAATTTCAAGAATATTACCGAGGAATACTTCCTGACCATTAATGACGAACTTTGTCCCCTCAGCGGTAAACCGGACTGAAGAGACTCTCCCGAAGAAAAACGTGGAAGCATCTATGCTCTTGTTTGCTGAATCTTTGGCTTCGATGGAAAACGTGTACTTGCCTCCGGGAACGTCAACGCCTCCGTCATCCAACCCGTCCCACGTGAATGAATTGTCCCCCTTGCTTGTGCCCGAAAGCTGCAACGTACGAACAACTTCCCCCCGTTCGTTCTTGATCTTGACGGTAACGGAACTTGCTGACGATCCGAGCGAATAGCCCAGCTTTGCGCTCCGAAGTCCGTCGCCCGCCTCAGCCAGAGTAAACGTATCGCCGCTTGCACGCACTTCCTTCCCGACAAATCCAGCCGACAGCCCGTTGTTGATTGCCTGCGTCAGTACATAGTTGGCGTTGATGCTATGTTCCAGCGAGGCGCTGATGTTGCTGAGCTGCTCGACAGAGCTGAATTGCGCCAACTGCGCCGCAAAATCCGCCCCCTTCATCGGGTTCATCGGATCCTGAAAGCGAAGTTGGTTTGTGAGAAGCCTGAGAAAGTCATCCTTTCCCATCGCTCCTTTGTTCACAGTCGATGAACCAATTTGCGGCGGACCGACTGCTGTCGCCTGGTAGATTGGCATGAAGTCTCCTTTCTATGTAGTTGTTAGATAATGTATTCGACAGTGTTGTAGCCGAGATACTTCACGGTCTCATACCGTTCGGCCACATCCACATCCATCTGGCGCCGAGAGTGCTGTTGCCGATGAAAGGCGTTGCCATCACCATGACGCTCAAACTGAGTTGTTGATCCCGATAGAATATCGAAGCGTTCGACATTGATTCCCTGCGCTGCAAGCGCCTCACGCAATTGAGGCAACTGCGCCTCCAGCGCGATCTTCACCGCCGTCTTGCTCACATCCATAATCGCAACAAGCCTCCCGTCCTCCAGCGCAACGCGAAGGGATAATTGTCCCATCGATTCCGGCTTCATCACGACTCGCACTTCCGATGATTTTCCTTCGATATGCGCTTTCAGCTCATCGGAGATACGCACGATGAGATTCTGCGCGAAATCCTGAGGAATCTGGACAGGAATATGCAGTTTGTCGGCAACCTGAAACGAGTTCGATATCTCCGGCCTGCTCTGAGCCGGTATGTGTTGGAGTTCGAAAGAAGCTGGCCTTCCTGCTGCTTCAGATTGTATGTCTTGATTTGGAGCAGGAACATGTTTTGTTTCTGTCAGCGTTCTGCGTTGACTATGAAGACTCGGGTCCGGCTGCACATCATGATCCGTGTTGGTTTCGGAATCTTCAGCCGTAACTTTTTCCTGCACAACATTCTCGGTTGACTGTTCAGAAAGATTGACCGGATTTTCTTTGGTAGTCGATGCAGGTTCCGGAATCTTTACAGATGGTTGAGGTATCTGGAGCTGATCGGTGCCGGCCTGCTTCACAGACTGCGGATTGCTGCGTGATGGTGATTGCTGCAACCCGGCCTTGTTTTCTTGATTATGGTTCTCACTATCGAGAGTGTGAACTCGCCCTGTTTCGTCGGTTGAGATATCTTCCGAATTCTCTGCCGGGAGATTCATCCGGGTATTGCTCTCCGGCGTCTCTCTCTTCAGAATCCAACCGGTTGAGAATTTGCTTGTCAGAATCTGTAACTCCTCAGCAACTCCTTGCCTTCCGGTTTCCCGAACGGAGGGTCTGCCAGTCTCGGATGACAGGCTCTGCAATCCTTCGACAACCCTTGGTCTTCCGATTTCCCGTACGGAAGCTCTGTCAGTCTCGCTTGATCCGGTTTTGTTCCAATGGAGAGGAAACCCTTCACTTCTTCGCTCAACATTTTCTGTAGGGGATTTACTATTTGATCCGCCGATGACTACGTTTTGAGTAGGCGGCACTTCAAGAGCCGATCGAACTGTTGAACCGGATTGATGCTCGGTATTCCTCTGTAAAGCCACGGGCATCAATTGCTCTGTTGCGCGATGCAACTGCCCGACTTCATGATGAACAGGCGCTTTCTGTTCACCTTTTTCCACAAGGTGAGATTGAGCAGAACTCCGAACACTTTGGTCTCCGATTTGAGTGTTCGAAACTTGAAGAGCATCCACAGTCCCGGATGCCGATTCAGCACCGCTTCTGGTGGGAAAAACAAGGGTCATCTTCGCCGCGGGTGGATCAGTCAATCGAGGACTGTATGCCGCCTCCCCTTTTTGCTCATTGGCTTCGGGTA includes:
- a CDS encoding flagellar protein — encoded protein: MAETVNGITVPFLPVGGVDGLKQKASVHLPVERSFEAIFQKELNEVKFSKHAQERLNERNIQLDQHDMSHLHNAIELAEKKGSHDSLVLLRDMAFIVSVKNRTVVTAMHGENMKANVFTNIDSAVIAG
- a CDS encoding flagellar hook-length control protein FliK produces the protein MIGLLQGLFSGTSQDSHLPAASLSEKCSEDRVEGVYSEPADAGTSFFAMLVQLFTHQSSKQPEHTGMATVEAADEKSAFTTIPEANEQKGEAAYSPRLTDPPAAKMTLVFPTRSGAESASGTVDALQVSNTQIGDQSVRSSAQSHLVEKGEQKAPVHHEVGQLHRATEQLMPVALQRNTEHQSGSTVRSALEVPPTQNVVIGGSNSKSPTENVERRSEGFPLHWNKTGSSETDRASVREIGRPRVVEGLQSLSSETGRPSVRETGRQGVAEELQILTSKFSTGWILKRETPESNTRMNLPAENSEDISTDETGRVHTLDSENHNQENKAGLQQSPSRSNPQSVKQAGTDQLQIPQPSVKIPEPASTTKENPVNLSEQSTENVVQEKVTAEDSETNTDHDVQPDPSLHSQRRTLTETKHVPAPNQDIQSEAAGRPASFELQHIPAQSRPEISNSFQVADKLHIPVQIPQDFAQNLIVRISDELKAHIEGKSSEVRVVMKPESMGQLSLRVALEDGRLVAIMDVSKTAVKIALEAQLPQLREALAAQGINVERFDILSGSTTQFERHGDGNAFHRQQHSRRQMDVDVAERYETVKYLGYNTVEYII
- a CDS encoding flagellar hook capping protein, which translates into the protein MPIYQATAVGPPQIGSSTVNKGAMGKDDFLRLLTNQLRFQDPMNPMKGADFAAQLAQFSSVEQLSNISASLEHSINANYVLTQAINNGLSAGFVGKEVRASGDTFTLAEAGDGLRSAKLGYSLGSSASSVTVKIKNERGEVVRTLQLSGTSKGDNSFTWDGLDDGGVDVPGGKYTFSIEAKDSANKSIDASTFFFGRVSSVRFTAEGTKFVINGQEVFLGNILEILEG
- a CDS encoding flagellar hook protein FlgE; its protein translation is MSLYTSLFSGVSGLRNHQVMLNVIGNNISNVNTIGYKSARTTFAEMFSQTRLSAFRPAGESGGINPQQIGLGASVGSVDTMFTQGNFEASGSATDLAIAGGGFFVVKQDGQKFYTRVGNFSFDAVGNMVLPGNGAILQGKLANPDGTIPPNASIQNLKLALDMKAPPKATTFAKLAGNLDSRAVQDTEVNSTIQIYDSLGNAHTIEIKFTKTANANEWTWEASIPTGGTPPDPMTIASGGSGIITFDSNGALLDFQYAGGATALTVDPNNGAGMGQRIDLTPGRVGEFSGITQTAQNSLVNMRDQDGYISGTLENIAVDKTGKIQGKFSNGTIITLGQIMLAEFNNPGGLSKIAEGMYSASGNSGEPILLIAGEGSNSTINGGALEQSNVDLAEEFTRMIVAQRGYQSNARIITTTDEILQETVNLKR